The following proteins are co-located in the Apium graveolens cultivar Ventura chromosome 5, ASM990537v1, whole genome shotgun sequence genome:
- the LOC141661964 gene encoding shikimate O-hydroxycinnamoyltransferase, with translation MKIIVRDSTMVGPAQETPRRSLWNANVDLVVPNFHTPSVYFYRPTGSTNFFDAKVLKDALSYALVPFYPMAGRLKKDEDGRVEIDCQGQGVLFVEAESDGVIDEFGDFAPTLELRKLIPAVDYSLGIDSYSLLVLQVTYFKCGGVSLGVGMQHHAADGASGLHFINTWSDMARGLDLTIPPFIDRTLLRARDPPKPAFQHVEYQPPPSMKTNPDVVPETAVSIFKLTRDQLNILKAKSKEEGNTIAYSSYEMLAGHVWRSVCKARGLPEDQESKLFIATDGRARLRPALPPGYFGNVIFTATPIAVAGDLVSKPTWYSASKIHDALVRMDNEYLRSALDYLELQPDLKALVRGAHSFRCPNLGITSWARLPIHDADFGWGRPIFMGPGGIAYEGLSFVLPSPSNDGSLSVAISLQAEHMKLFSKFLYDI, from the exons ATGAAGATCATTGTACGAGATTCGACGATGGTGGGGCCAGCGCAGGAGACGCCACGTCGGAGTTTATGGAACGCCAACGTGGACCTGGTGGTGCCGAATTTTCACACGCCCAGTGTGTATTTTTACAGGCCTACGGGATCGACTAATTTTTTCGATGCGAAAGTATTGAAGGACGCGCTGAGCTACGCCTTGGTGCCGTTCTATCCGATGGCTGGGAGGTTAAAGAAGGACGAGGACGGGCGCGTGGAGATTGACTGTCAAGGACAAGGTGTGCTTTTCGTCGAGGCGGAATCCGACGGAGTTATCGATGAGTTCGGAGACTTCGCGCCCACGTTGGAGCTTCGGAAACTTATTCCGGCTGTTGATTATTCTCTTGGAATAGACTCCTACTCTCTTTTGGTATTGCAG GTGACTTACTTTAAATGTGGTGGAGTTTCACTTGGAGTTGGTATGCAACATCATGCTGCAGATGGTGCTTCTGGTCTCCATTTCATTAACACATGGTCCGATATGGCTCGGGGACTTGACCTGACCATCCCGCCTTTCATTGATCGCACCCTCCTCAGAGCTCGTGACCCTCCTAAGCCGGCTTTCCAACACGTTGAATACCAACCCCCTCCGTCCATGAAAACGAATCCTGATGTTGTTCCTGAAACAGCTGTTTCGATTTTTAAGTTAACTCGAGACCAGCTCAATATCCTTAAGGCCAAGTCTAAGGAAGAAGGCAATACCATTGCGTATAGCTCCTATGAAATGTTGGCTGGACACGTGTGGCGATCAGTGTGTAAAGCCCGCGGActtccagaagatcaggagagCAAGTTGTTTATTGCAACTGATGGGAGAGCCAGGCTCCGTCCTGCACTTCCTCCAGGCTACTTTGGGAATGTTATATTCACTGCTACGCCTATAGCAGTAGCAGGAGATCTCGTATCAAAGCCTACTTGGTATAGTGCTAGTAAGATCCACGATGCATTAGTGAGAATGGACAACGAGTACTTGAGATCTGCCCTTGATTACTTGGAATTACAGCCTGATCTTAAGGCTCTTGTCCGAGGAGCACACAGTTTTAGGTGTCCGAATCTTGGGATCACCAGTTGGGCAAGGCTGCCTATCCACGACGCTGACTTTGGTTGGGGAAGACCGATATTTATGGGACCTGGCGGAATTGCATATGAAGGACTGAGCTTCGTGTTGCCTAGCCCTTCTAATGATGGCAGCTTATCTGTTGCGATTTCTCTGCAAGCAGAACACATGAAACTCTTTAGCAAGTTCTTATATGACATTTGA